The genome window ATTAAATTTCCTTCACCTTTTTGCATCTTGGCTTTGTATACAACAAATCCACATATTAGTGCAATTATTATCCCATATGCAGCATCACTTAGCATCATTCCAAAGAATACAACATAAAAGAAAGTCATAATTGCATTTGGGTCAATATCCTTTGTGCTTGGACAGCTGTACATGTTCGTTACACTTTCAAAAGGTGTTACAAGTTTATTGTTTTCAAGCAGAATTGGGAAGCCTTCTTCTTTACTTCCTTCCTCGGTCTGAACACAACAATCAAACTTTTCTGTAATTTCTTTAATTAGCTCGTCTGCCCTTTTACTTGGTAACCAACCATTAAGACAGAATGTTGTTTTTGTTTTTACAAGCCTCTCTATAATCTTTTTCTGGTCTCTTTCTATAGTGTAAAAATCATATAGATTCTCAAGCATGTGTATACTATCTGCATGTCTTTTAATTTCTTCTTCCTTGCTTTTAGAAACGTTTTCCTGTGTAATTACCATTTCATTATATTTATTGATAGCTTGTAATGGTGTACCTTCTTCATTTGGTAATGAAACTACTGAAAAATTAAATTCTTTTAAAACTTCTAAAACGTCATCAAAAGTTTCTTTTAAAGTAATTAAATAAACATAGCTCATTAACTTGTCGGAATTGATAATCCCAAGAACACTTTCTGGTATTTCATCTTCTAATTTTACTCTTAAAGCATCAATATTTACACTTATAGGTACAGTTCCAAGTATAGTTTTTGTATACTTAGTTTCCATATTTTCAAGAGGAATATCAAAGTTTACCCATGGTTCTAACATACTTTTATTGTTGTTAAGTAGGTTTATGTTAGACCTTATTGTACCTATCTCCTTATGTAGATTGTTTAACTCCAAAGCTTCAGCATAAATTTGCTCTTCTTTTTCATTATCAATTCTGTTAAACTCTCTTTTTGGTGCAAACAGGGCTTTCTTTTGTTTCA of Clostridioides sp. ES-S-0054-01 contains these proteins:
- a CDS encoding V-type ATP synthase subunit I — protein: MAIVNMNKISIVGLEAQKSQILKLLMNRGFVQIDDSAFLTEEEELKNYLVKDSEESEVIMLEQKMSHVNQAINIVSSLVKQKKALFAPKREFNRIDNEKEEQIYAEALELNNLHKEIGTIRSNINLLNNNKSMLEPWVNFDIPLENMETKYTKTILGTVPISVNIDALRVKLEDEIPESVLGIINSDKLMSYVYLITLKETFDDVLEVLKEFNFSVVSLPNEEGTPLQAINKYNEMVITQENVSKSKEEEIKRHADSIHMLENLYDFYTIERDQKKIIERLVKTKTTFCLNGWLPSKRADELIKEITEKFDCCVQTEEGSKEEGFPILLENNKLVTPFESVTNMYSCPSTKDIDPNAIMTFFYVVFFGMMLSDAAYGIIIALICGFVVYKAKMQKGEGNLIKLIGMCGVSTTIWGLIFGGILGDLIPIKALINPLEDVMVLMGMSLLFGIIHIYVGLGIKAYTLIRDGKVIDAIFDIGFWYLCITGVCLLIIPFVAGDIGVFSEVGKYLAIIGAIGLVLTQGRSFKGVPVKLFKGFSSLYGITSYFADILSYTRIMALCLTTGVIGQVINLLGAIAGPIFAVVIGVVGHTINLLINALGAYVHTSRLQYVEFFNKFYEGGGVPFVPFKYKTKYTSINKKEM